A window of Caretta caretta isolate rCarCar2 chromosome 13, rCarCar1.hap1, whole genome shotgun sequence contains these coding sequences:
- the ACTL10 gene encoding actin-like protein 10, with the protein MGKVAVVIDNGSCFTRAGFAGEDKPKSVLKTTSIPPTCPAVMREIPCHLTATGCGTGGARAPKTHPLRHGIITDWEAMENLWSHLFFCGLRLSPEEHPLLMTDSPSCPTTNREKVAEVFFEAFAVPALHVANTGLLSLCSCGRVTGLAVEAGAGVSHVTSICAGQIWREATYRLDVAGFFLSKHMHTLLLKSSNDPQLLYALQKTTVTQLKKQCCYVSMDYEGDLQEKAHQFPVCFKTPDGHWITLDKERFCCPEPLFQPKLLDQNSPGIHLLAFQSLQKVPDECKGDIIGNTVLSGGSSMFPGFPERMCSELDALLYGKGYRIKILAAPKRSMAVWAGGSMAASLKSFRHMWMRKGEYQECGAAYVHKKFN; encoded by the coding sequence ATGGGAAAGGTTGCGGTTGTCATCGACAATGGTAGTTGCTTCACTCGAGCCGGCTTTGCTGGAGAGGACAAGCCAAAGTCTGTGCTGAAGACCACGTCTATACCTCCCACCTGCCCAGCTGTGATGCGGGAGATCCCATGCCATCTCACTGCTACTGGCTGTGGGACAGGGGGTGCCAGGGCACCCAAAACCCACCCGCTCAGGCATGGCATCATCACTGACTGGGAAGCCATGGAAAATCTGTGGAGCCACCTTTTCTTCTGCGGGCTGAGACTGTCCCCTGAGGAGCACCCGCTGCTCATGACCgactctccctcctgccccacaaccAATCGGGAGAAGGTGGCCGAGGTGTTCTTTGAGGCCTTCGCTGTTCCAGCCTTGCATGTGGCTAACACAggcctcctctccctctgctcctgtGGCAGGGTCACTGGCCTGGCTgtggaggctggggctggggtgtccCATGTCACTTCCATCTGCGCTGGGCAGATCTGGAGGGAAGCCACGTATCGCCTGGACGTGGCTGGGTTTTTTCTTTCCAAGCACATGCATACCCTGCTGCTGAAGAGCTCCAATGACCCACAGCTGCTATATGCCTTGCAGAAGACGACGGTGACCCAGCTGAAGAAGCAGTGCTGCTACGTGTCCATGGACTATGAAGGAGACCTCCAAGAAAAAGCTCATCAGTTCCCAGTGTGTTTTAAGACCCCTGATGGGCACTGGATAACTCTGGATAAGGAGCGGTTCTGCTGCCCAGAGCCACTCTTCCAGCCAAAACTGCTAGACCAAAATTCTCCAGGCATTCACCTTTTAGCTTTCCAAAGCCTCCAGAAGGTGCCAGACGAGTGCAAGGGGGACATTATCGGTAACACTGTGTTATCAGGGGGCTCATCAATGTTTCCTGGTTTCCCTGAGAGGATGTGCTCAGAGCTGGATGCCTTGTTATATGGCAAAGGCTACCGGATTAAAATTCTGGCTGCCCCAAAGAGGAGTATGGCAGTCTGGGctggaggctccatggcagccTCGCTTAAGTCCTTCCGGCATATGTGGATGAGAAAGGGCGAGTACCAGGAGTGCGGGGCAGCATATGTGCACAAGAAGTTCAATTAG